From Erigeron canadensis isolate Cc75 chromosome 8, C_canadensis_v1, whole genome shotgun sequence, one genomic window encodes:
- the LOC122578743 gene encoding serine/threonine protein phosphatase 2A 55 kDa regulatory subunit B beta isoform-like, with protein sequence MSLTGGSPLDWKFSQVFGERTPGEDVQNIDVISAIEFDKSGDYLAVGDRGGRLVIFENKAGGKDVTSKQHSHKELETSDVSVMRHPEYRYKTEFQSHEPEFDYLKSVEIEEKINKMKWCTTLNGALFILSTNDKTIKLWKVKERKLKKVKEMDLSPYVSSENSLLSESSFVSGESKPSVSNGHRLEWIDSMGTSNSPSNAGYVNGQNIGDTALARCRKMYAHAHDYNINSISNNSDGQTFISADDLRINLWNLEVSNQCFNIIDTKPSNMDDLTEVITSAEFHLLHCNLLAYSSSRGFIRLVDLRQSALCDRSSMMLQDAEPRGQKTFFSEIVASTSSIKFSADGRHILSRDYMNLKLWDMRMATSPVVTYKIHEHLRPKLSDLYNNDAIFDKFDCCISGDGSHFATGSYSNHMRIFSNGSGSTEGTTVEASRNSYRKRPQQATSRARRTSLSNLTRGFYRQGNDASGTGTNEFSCDINSKLLHLAWHPKTNLIACSTGNSLFMYYA encoded by the exons ATGAGTCTCACCGGCGGCTCCCCTCTTGACTGGAAGTTTTCTCAGGTTTTCGGTGAACGTACTCCTGGAGAAGATGTCCAAAACA TTGATGTAATATCTGCAATTGAATTTGACAAGAGTGGTGATTATCTTGCGGTTGGTGATCGAGGAGGCCGTcttgtaatttttgaaaacaagGCTGGCGGTAAAGAT GTAACAAGCAAGCAACATTCTCATAAGGAGTTGGAAACATCAGATGTTTCTGTAATGCGGCATCCTGAGTATAGATACAAGACGGAATTCCAAAGTCATGAGCCGGAG TTTGATTATCTAAAAAGTGTGGAAATTGAAGAGAAGATTAACAAGATGAAATGGTGCACGACCTTGAATGGGGCACTCTTTATACTTTCAACAAACGACAAAACCATCAAACTTTGGAAG GTTAAGGAACGAAAACTGAAGAAAGTAAAGGAAATGGACCTAAGTCCATATGTTTCTTCTGAGAATTCTCTACTGTCTGAAAGCAGTTTTGTCAGCGGGGAATCTAAACCGTCAGTTTCTAATGGTCATCGTCTAGAATGGATAGATAGTATGGGAACAAGTAACTCACCTTCAAATGCAGGATATGTAAAT GGGCAAAATATTGGGGATACTGCTCTTGCAAGATGTCGGAAGATGTATGCACATGCTCATGATTATAACATCAACTCTATCTCTAATAATAG TGATGGTCAGACGTTTATTTCTGCGGATGACCTTCGGATAAACTTATGGAACCTTGAGGTCAGTAATCAATGCTTCAATATCATTGACACGAAGCCATCAAACATGGATGATCTCACAG AGGTGATAACATCAGCTGAGTTCCATTTACTGCATTGTAATTTGCTCGCTTATAGCAGCTCAAGGGGTTTTATTCGGCTAGTAGACTTGAGACAATCAGCATTATGTGATCGCAGTTCTATGAT GTTGCAGGATGCTGAGCCCCGGGGgcagaaaacttttttttcagAAATTGTAGCATCAACTTCTAGTATAAAGTTCTCAGCAGATGGAAGGCATATCTTAAGTCGTGACTACATGAATTTAAAG CTGTGGGATATGCGTATGGCGACATCGCCAGTTGTGACATATAAAATTCATGAGCATCTTCGCCCAAAG CTAAGTGACTTGTATAACAATGACGCCATATTTGACAAGTTCGATTGCTGCATTAGTGGAGATGGCAGTCACTTTGCAACAGGATCGTATAG CAATCACATGAGAATATTCTCTAACGGAAGCGGAAGCACAGAAGGAACTACAGTGGAGGCTAGCAGGAACTCTTACAG AAAACGACCACAACAAGCAACTTCAAGGGCTAGAAGAACATCCCTGAGCAACTTGACCCGAGGGTTTTACCGACAAG GAAATGATGCTTCAGGGACAGGAACTAATGAGTTTTCTTGCGACATTAATTCAAAGTTACTGCATTTAGCTTGGCACCCGAAAACCAATTTGATTGCATGCTCTACTGGAAACAGTTTGTTCATGTACTATGCATAG
- the LOC122580264 gene encoding uncharacterized protein LOC122580264, whose translation MARFRLIVLLISLKFWFVPFVYSLGSSHVCRAYCGNITIDYPFALQPGCGHSGYRDLLFCINDVLMFHISSGSYRVLNIDYAYRSISLHDPHLSTCDSIVLGGRGNGFVVEHWRSPYLNPSPDNVFMLLGCSTQSPLFQGFPTGNHVPCRNVSGMGCQEYYGCEGWMDLGLARMGLAYGTGPPICCALPFDAIKSVNLSKLECQGYSSAYTLAPLRVSGPSEWTYGIRVKYDVEVSNDSFCKACEATRGSCGHDVERLGQLCMCGSWNSTSNCDTLMKLSVGGTSSSVEKITGLLIATTAFWLTSFRM comes from the exons ATGGCTAGATTCAGGCTCATCGTTCTACTTATCTCATTAAAATTTTGGTTTGTTCCATTTGTATATAGTTTGGGTTCATCTCATGTATGTCGGGCCTATTGTGGTAACATAACTATAGATTACCCTTTTGCTCTTCAACCCGGATGTGGTCATTCGGGCTATAGAGACCTCTTGTTTTGCATCAATGATGTCTTAATGTTCCACATTAGCTCAGGATCATACCGGGTTCTAAACATAGACTACGCTTATCGTTCAATATCATTACACGACCCTCATTTGTCCACTTGTGACTCCATCGTGCTAGGAGGCAGGGGAAACGGTTTCGTTGTGGAGCATTGGAGATCCCCATACTTAAACCCAAGCCCAGATAATGTTTTCATGTTATTGGGTTGTTCGACCCAATCACCACTATTCCAAGGCTTTCCAACTGGGAACCATGTACCATGTAGAAATGTTTCGGGTATGGGCTGCCAAGAATATTATGGTTGTGAAGGTTGGATGGATCTTGGGCTAGCCCGTATGGGCTTAGCTTATGGGACAGGTCCACCAATTTGTTGTGCATTACCTTTTGATGCAATCAAGAGTGTAAACCTTAGTAAACTAGAGTGCCAAGGGTATAGTAGCGCTTATACCCTTGCACCTTTGCGAGTGAGTGGCCCATCCGAGTGGACTTATGGGATACGAGTCAAGTATGATGTGGAAGTGAGTAACGACTCGTTTTGTAAAGCGTGCGAGGCAACACGAGGATCTTGTGGCCATGACGTGGAACGCCTTGGCCAACTATGTATGTGTGGAAGTTGGAATTCTACCTCAAACTGCGATACAC TTATGAAATTATCAGTTGGaggaacttcatcatcagtggaAAAGATAACAG GATTATTGATTGCCACAACTGCCTTCTGGTTAACGTCTTTTCGAATGTGA
- the LOC122578979 gene encoding uncharacterized protein LOC122578979 — MALVTHQVQGSYAVPRPLSLKRNIELNKFSVTFPVLKRTDILLLKHRSCLCLKTPLSRRKSLKISSFKGNVQNDDTGGSKNGSKSTRNSVKLSYVPQDRKEALAESSKVKNSHATPTSSNMDETTAGSLAIQHLFKSWLTLLRTPSSQCQIPNETLEEGPCTSEIVETNHKIQNSGRSMLLKAVWRGFLSLDPAIKIPAMIFIPMYLAVNMKYGPEVAKELTPLWIFGPLLVALYIKIVQGLCLLYIYSFKQSVKVVKNLPFYYDYIVSGKLKETIYVRLWQPVVDFRNLGYKGIWKHVQEWIIDKYLDYIESIWPHYCKLIRFLKRANFI, encoded by the exons ATGGCATTAGTAACCCACCAGGTTCAG GGTTCATATGCTGTTCCAAGACCTTTATCTTTGAAGCGAAACATTGAATTAAATAAATTCTCAGTAACATTTCCAGTTCTTAAGAGAACAGATATTCTTCTATTGAAGCATAGATCTTGTTTATG TTTAAAGACGCCTTTATCAAGAAGGAAATCATTGAAGATATCATCTTTCAAAGGTAACGTCCAGAATGATGATACTGGAGGAAGTAAAAATGGGTCGAAATCCACTAGGAATTCGGTCAAGCTTTCCTATGTGCCACAGGATCGCAAAGAAGCCTTGGCTGAATCATCAAAGGTGAAGAACAGTCATGCTACTCCTACCTCATCCAATATGGATGAGACCACTGCAGGATCTCTAGCCATACAACACTTGTTTAAAAGCTGGTTGACTTTGTTACGCACTCCATCTTCACAATGCCAAATACCAAATGAAACATTGGAGGAGGGTCCGTGTACGAGCGAAATTGTGGAAACGAACCACAAGATTCAAAATAGTGGAAGAAGCATGCTTTTGAAAGCGGTTTGGCGCGGTTTTCTGAGCTTGGATCCAGCAATAAAGATACCTGCAATGATATT CATACCCATGTACCTGGCAGTCAATATGAAGTATGGACCAGAAGTTGCTAAGGAACTGACTCCTTTATGGATATTCGGACCCCTGCTTGTTGCTCTTTACATCAAGATTGTTCAAGGGCTATGCTTGCTCTacatatatagtttcaagcagtCGGTTAAAGTGGTCAAGAACTTGCCATTTTATTATGATTACATTGTTAGTGGAAAGCTCAAAGAAACAATATACGTTCGTTTATGGCAACCTGTGGTGGACTTTAGAAACTTAGGCTATAAAGGAATATGGAAACATGTTCAAGAATGGATCATCGATAAGTATTTGGACTATATCGAGTCAATATGGCCCCATTATTGCAAATTGATCAGGTTTCTGAAGAGGGCCAATTTCATCTAG